In Rhinoraja longicauda isolate Sanriku21f chromosome 27, sRhiLon1.1, whole genome shotgun sequence, one DNA window encodes the following:
- the LOC144606943 gene encoding stathmin-like codes for MACTDIKVKQLDKRSSGQAFEIILSPTAETIPEFPLSPKKDRSLEDLQKKMEAAENRRKSHEAEVLKQLAEKQEHVKEVLQRAIEENTKFSKMAEERLISKMELIKENREAQLAVKLERLREKDKHLEEVRKNRESKETAEMV; via the exons ATGGCGTGTACAG ATATTAAAGTAAAGCAATTAGACAAGCGTTCTTCAGGCCAAGCTTTTGAAATCATTCTGAGCCCTACAGCCGAAACAATTCCAGAGTTTCCTCTTTCTCCCAAGAAAGATCGATCACTTGAAGATCTTCAAAAAAAGATGGAAGCTGCAGAAAATAGACGAAAG TCACATGAAGCTGAGGTTCTGAAGCAGTTGGCTGAGAAACAGGAGCATGTAaaagaagtgcttcaaagagcaaTTGAAGAAAATACCAAATTCAGCAAAATGGCAGAAGAAAGACTGATTTCCAAGATGGAGCTCATTAAGGAAAACCGTGAGGCCCAGTTAGCTGTTAAGCTTGAGCGCCTTCGTGAGAAG GACAAGCACCTAGAGGAAGTGAGAAAGAACAGAGAGAGCAAAGAAACTGCAGAAATGGTTTAA